In a genomic window of Nostoc sp. UHCC 0870:
- the metH gene encoding methionine synthase, with protein sequence MTHPFLKHLRSPDRPVIVFDGAMGTNLQTQNLTAEDFGGAQYEGCNEYLVHTKPEAVAKVHRDFLAVGADVIETDTFGATSIVLAEYDLADQTYYLNKKAAELAKSVAAEFSTPEKPRFVAGSIGPTTKLPTLGHIDFDTLKTSVAEQAEALFDGGVDLFIIETCQDVLQIKAALNGIEEVFAKKGERIPLMVSVTMESMGTMLVGSEISAVLTILEPYPIDILGLNCATGPDLMKPHIKYLSEHSPFVVSCVPNAGLPENVGGQAHYRLTPIELRMALMHFVEDLGVQVIGGCCGTRPEHIQQLAQIAQELKPKVRQPSLEPAAASIYSTQPYDQDNSFLIVGERLNASGSKKCRDLLNAEDWDGLVSMARAQVKEGAHILDVNVDYVGRDGVRDMHELVSRIVNNVTLPLMLDSTEWEKMEAGLKVAGGKCLLNSTNYEDGEPRFLKVLEIAKKYGAGVVIGTIDEEGMARTAERKFLIAQRAYRQAVEYGIPATEIFFDTLALPISTGIEEDRENGKATIESIRRIRQELPGCHVILGVSNISFGLNPASRMVLNSTFLHEAMLAGMDAAIVSASKILPLSKIEARHQEVCRQLIYDERKFEGNVCVYDPLGELTKLFEGVKTKRNAGVDESLPIEERLKQHIIDGERIGLEAQLTKALEQYPPLEIINTFLLDGMKVVGELFGSGQMQLPFVLQSAETMKAAVAYLEPFMEKSESGNNAKGTFLIATVKGDVHDIGKNLVDIILSNNGYKVINLGIKQPVENIIEAYNQHKADCIAMSGLLVKSTAFMKENLQVFNEKGITVPVILGGAALTPKFVHQDCQNTYKGKVVYGKDAFSDLHFMDKLMPAKASGNWDNLQGFLDEVETEEAKIISEQPETKKTSLKTQKLELSTEVDTRRSEAVAVDIPRPTPPFWGTQLLQPNDIPIEEIFWHLDLQALIAGQWQFRKPKEQSKEEYQAFLHEKVYPILENWKQLIIAENLLHPQVIYGYFPCQSEGNTLYIYENNSEDKKEVAKFEFPRQRSSRKLCIADFFAPKESGIIDVFPMQAVTVGEIATEYAQKLFANNQYTDYLYFHGMAVQVAEAVAEWTHARIRRELGFGASEPDNIRDILAQRYCGSRYSFGYPACPNIQDQYKQLELLQTDRINLYMDESEQLYPEQSTTAIIAYHSVAKYFTA encoded by the coding sequence ATGACCCATCCTTTTCTTAAACATTTGCGTAGTCCAGATCGCCCGGTGATCGTCTTTGACGGTGCAATGGGGACTAACCTGCAAACCCAAAACCTCACGGCTGAAGACTTTGGCGGGGCGCAGTATGAAGGCTGTAATGAATACCTAGTCCACACGAAACCGGAAGCTGTTGCTAAGGTTCACCGTGACTTTCTCGCTGTGGGTGCAGATGTCATCGAAACTGATACTTTCGGTGCTACGTCGATTGTGTTAGCAGAATATGACCTAGCAGACCAGACTTACTACCTGAACAAAAAAGCCGCCGAATTAGCGAAAAGTGTCGCTGCGGAATTTTCCACCCCGGAGAAACCCAGGTTTGTGGCTGGTTCTATCGGCCCGACAACCAAACTACCAACTTTGGGACACATTGACTTTGATACTTTAAAAACATCTGTTGCGGAACAAGCTGAAGCCTTGTTTGATGGTGGAGTTGATTTATTTATTATCGAAACTTGCCAAGATGTGCTGCAAATCAAAGCAGCTTTGAATGGAATAGAAGAAGTCTTTGCCAAAAAAGGGGAACGAATACCCCTGATGGTTTCTGTGACAATGGAAAGCATGGGGACAATGCTGGTAGGTTCAGAAATCAGTGCGGTGTTGACGATTTTAGAACCTTACCCAATTGATATTCTCGGTCTAAACTGTGCCACTGGGCCAGATTTGATGAAACCACACATCAAATATTTATCCGAACATTCGCCATTTGTGGTTTCTTGCGTTCCCAATGCGGGTTTACCGGAAAATGTTGGTGGTCAAGCACACTACCGCCTAACACCAATAGAATTACGCATGGCGTTGATGCACTTTGTTGAAGATTTGGGTGTCCAAGTGATTGGGGGTTGCTGTGGGACACGTCCAGAACACATTCAACAATTGGCTCAAATTGCTCAAGAACTCAAGCCAAAAGTTAGACAACCGAGTTTAGAACCAGCAGCCGCATCAATTTATTCTACTCAACCCTATGACCAAGATAATTCTTTCTTGATTGTGGGTGAACGTCTGAACGCCAGTGGTTCTAAAAAGTGCCGTGATTTGTTAAATGCGGAAGACTGGGACGGACTGGTATCAATGGCTAGGGCGCAAGTTAAGGAAGGCGCGCATATCCTAGATGTCAACGTTGATTATGTAGGACGGGACGGCGTGCGGGATATGCACGAGTTAGTTTCGCGCATTGTCAATAATGTCACGCTACCCTTAATGCTTGACTCCACTGAATGGGAAAAAATGGAGGCGGGTTTAAAGGTGGCTGGGGGTAAGTGTTTGCTGAACTCCACCAACTACGAAGACGGCGAACCGCGCTTTTTAAAGGTGCTGGAAATAGCGAAGAAATACGGTGCAGGTGTCGTCATTGGCACAATTGACGAAGAAGGCATGGCGCGGACAGCCGAGAGGAAGTTTCTAATTGCCCAACGTGCTTACCGCCAAGCTGTAGAGTATGGTATACCTGCCACGGAAATATTCTTTGATACCCTAGCCCTACCTATTTCTACGGGGATTGAAGAAGACCGAGAAAATGGCAAGGCAACCATTGAATCGATTCGCCGCATTCGCCAAGAATTGCCGGGATGTCACGTTATTTTAGGGGTATCGAATATATCCTTTGGTTTGAATCCCGCCTCACGCATGGTGCTAAATTCAACATTCTTGCATGAGGCCATGTTAGCGGGAATGGATGCTGCGATCGTTAGTGCTAGCAAGATTTTACCACTATCTAAGATTGAAGCCCGCCATCAAGAAGTTTGTCGGCAGTTAATCTATGATGAGCGCAAATTTGAGGGTAATGTTTGCGTTTACGACCCCTTGGGAGAACTGACTAAATTATTTGAAGGTGTCAAAACCAAACGCAACGCAGGGGTTGATGAAAGCTTACCCATCGAAGAACGGCTCAAACAACATATCATCGACGGTGAACGCATCGGCTTAGAAGCACAGTTGACTAAAGCCTTAGAGCAATATCCCCCCTTAGAAATTATCAACACCTTCCTGCTAGATGGGATGAAAGTTGTGGGTGAGTTGTTCGGTTCAGGGCAAATGCAACTACCATTTGTATTACAGTCTGCGGAAACCATGAAAGCGGCTGTAGCCTATCTTGAACCATTCATGGAAAAGTCAGAATCTGGGAATAACGCCAAAGGAACTTTTCTCATTGCTACCGTTAAAGGCGACGTTCATGATATTGGTAAAAACCTCGTCGATATCATCTTATCTAACAACGGTTACAAGGTGATTAACCTGGGAATTAAACAACCAGTAGAAAATATCATCGAAGCTTACAATCAACACAAAGCTGATTGTATTGCTATGAGTGGTTTGTTGGTGAAATCCACCGCCTTTATGAAAGAGAACTTGCAGGTATTCAACGAAAAAGGTATTACCGTACCTGTAATTTTAGGTGGTGCGGCACTAACTCCCAAATTTGTGCATCAAGATTGTCAAAACACCTATAAAGGTAAGGTTGTTTACGGCAAAGATGCTTTCTCGGACTTGCATTTCATGGATAAATTAATGCCAGCAAAAGCATCTGGTAATTGGGATAACTTACAAGGATTTCTAGATGAAGTAGAAACTGAAGAAGCAAAAATTATTTCTGAACAGCCAGAAACTAAAAAGACTTCACTCAAAACTCAGAAATTAGAACTCAGCACTGAAGTAGATACCCGACGTTCCGAAGCTGTAGCGGTAGACATACCACGTCCCACGCCGCCGTTCTGGGGAACGCAACTGTTACAACCTAATGATATTCCCATCGAGGAAATATTCTGGCATTTAGACTTACAAGCCTTAATTGCTGGACAGTGGCAATTCCGCAAGCCAAAGGAACAATCTAAGGAAGAATATCAGGCTTTCTTGCATGAGAAAGTATATCCCATTTTGGAAAATTGGAAGCAGCTAATTATTGCCGAAAATCTGTTGCATCCCCAGGTAATTTACGGCTATTTCCCTTGTCAGTCTGAGGGGAATACTTTGTATATCTATGAAAACAATAGTGAAGATAAGAAGGAAGTAGCTAAGTTTGAGTTTCCCCGTCAAAGGTCATCAAGAAAACTGTGTATTGCAGATTTCTTTGCCCCAAAGGAGTCGGGAATCATTGATGTTTTCCCCATGCAGGCGGTGACTGTGGGGGAAATTGCCACAGAGTACGCTCAAAAATTGTTTGCCAATAATCAATACACTGATTATCTGTATTTTCACGGGATGGCGGTGCAAGTGGCAGAAGCAGTGGCTGAATGGACACACGCTAGAATTCGCCGTGAATTAGGATTTGGTGCGTCAGAGCCCGATAACATTCGGGATATATTGGCACAGCGTTATTGTGGTTCGCGGTATAGTTTCGGCTATCCGGCTTGTCCAAATATTCAAGACCAATACAAGCAACTGGAATTGTTGCAGACTGACAGAATTAACTTGTATATGGATGAAAGTGAGCAACTTTATCCAGAACAGTCTACAACGGCGATTATTGCCTATCACTCAGTAGCGAAGTATTTCACTGCTTAA
- a CDS encoding 1-aminocyclopropane-1-carboxylate deaminase/D-cysteine desulfhydrase, producing MSLSLIPPPTQQINSEIFSRAGVEVSVLRLDLMHPWVNGNKWFKLKYNLLAAKEENYTTILTFGGAYSNHIYATAAAGNLLGFRTIGVIRGEERLPLNPTLSFAVEQGMQLVYIDRETYRQRHTPELHADLRQRFGEVFIIPEGGCNLNGVRGCTEILSEVTAGFDTICVACGTATTLAGLTLSLQPKQRSLGFPVLKNGDFLRQDITNLLTQYLASGLPAPSSTPAPWELVCDYHFGGYAKVNDQLVSFSHDFTQIHGIPLDYVYTAKMFYGVIDLIRKGDLGGDRLLLVHTGGLQGNIGMAELLQKSVK from the coding sequence ATGTCCTTGAGTTTAATCCCACCTCCCACACAGCAAATCAACAGCGAAATATTTAGTCGCGCTGGGGTGGAAGTCTCTGTGCTGCGCCTTGATTTAATGCACCCTTGGGTAAATGGTAACAAGTGGTTCAAGCTGAAATACAACCTATTAGCAGCCAAAGAAGAAAATTACACCACAATTCTCACCTTTGGCGGTGCTTATTCTAATCACATCTATGCAACGGCTGCGGCTGGGAATCTTTTAGGTTTTCGCACTATTGGCGTGATTCGTGGTGAAGAACGGCTTCCTTTAAACCCCACCTTAAGTTTTGCTGTGGAACAAGGGATGCAGCTAGTATATATTGACCGCGAAACTTACCGTCAACGCCACACCCCAGAATTACACGCAGACTTACGCCAGCGTTTTGGTGAGGTTTTTATCATTCCTGAAGGTGGTTGTAATCTTAATGGTGTGCGCGGGTGTACAGAGATACTTTCTGAAGTTACAGCAGGATTTGATACTATCTGTGTAGCTTGTGGGACAGCTACTACTTTAGCTGGGTTGACACTTTCGCTACAACCAAAACAGCGATCGCTTGGTTTCCCTGTGTTGAAAAATGGCGACTTTCTCAGACAAGATATCACCAACCTACTAACGCAGTACCTCGCCTCTGGACTACCCGCACCATCCAGCACTCCCGCACCTTGGGAATTAGTATGTGATTATCACTTCGGTGGTTATGCCAAGGTAAATGATCAGCTTGTATCATTTAGTCATGATTTTACTCAAATTCACGGCATCCCACTTGATTACGTATATACCGCAAAAATGTTTTATGGTGTGATAGATTTAATACGTAAAGGAGATTTGGGTGGCGATCGCCTACTCTTAGTCCACACAGGCGGCTTACAGGGAAATATTGGTATGGCAGAACTGTTACAGAAGTCAGTTAAATGA
- a CDS encoding type II toxin-antitoxin system RelE/ParE family toxin produces MIVSFKSEETKLIFDGFISAEYPPDIQKVALRKLLMLNAATSIQDLRVPPGNRLEKLVGDRQGQYSIRINDQWRICFVWSNENNADEVEIVDYH; encoded by the coding sequence GTGATTGTAAGTTTCAAATCTGAAGAGACAAAGCTCATTTTTGATGGCTTTATATCTGCTGAATACCCGCCAGATATTCAAAAAGTTGCTTTACGAAAGCTGCTGATGCTGAATGCAGCAACATCAATTCAAGACTTGCGCGTTCCACCAGGTAATCGATTGGAAAAGCTAGTTGGGGACAGACAAGGACAATATAGCATTCGTATTAATGACCAGTGGCGAATCTGCTTTGTCTGGAGTAATGAAAATAATGCGGATGAAGTTGAAATTGTAGACTACCACTGA
- a CDS encoding SAM-dependent methyltransferase produces MTNTTLNLQTASGHQVLAAAGKKYLRPGGRIATETLLQWANFQPGATVLELASSFGYSAIYLVQHYNVKVLGIEKNPESVAKACANIRAAGLENQIKIIQGDIFHLDDTLGQFDYVLAEAILTMQSPVGKTKLLTEIHKRLKPGGKFLSHELLARAKEAEIHTDLARVIKVNSTPLSENNWIDAFATSGLKIAKHQTGSMNLLNLKQILQDEGFFNTLQIFWNVLTQTSIRKRVLEMHRIFHQYHDELGYIILCAVAN; encoded by the coding sequence ATGACCAATACTACCCTTAATTTGCAAACAGCTAGCGGACACCAAGTTCTAGCAGCCGCAGGTAAAAAATATCTACGTCCCGGTGGCAGAATAGCTACAGAAACATTATTGCAGTGGGCTAATTTTCAACCAGGCGCAACAGTTTTAGAATTAGCTTCTAGCTTTGGTTATAGTGCAATTTATCTGGTTCAACATTACAATGTTAAAGTATTAGGAATAGAAAAAAATCCTGAGAGTGTAGCTAAAGCCTGCGCTAATATCCGGGCTGCTGGTTTAGAAAATCAAATCAAAATTATTCAAGGCGATATTTTTCATCTAGATGACACCTTGGGGCAATTTGACTATGTTTTAGCAGAAGCTATTCTTACCATGCAATCCCCTGTAGGAAAGACCAAGCTATTAACAGAAATTCATAAAAGATTAAAACCGGGGGGTAAATTTCTCTCCCATGAATTATTAGCTCGTGCTAAAGAAGCAGAAATACACACGGATTTAGCCAGAGTTATTAAAGTTAATTCTACACCACTTTCAGAAAATAACTGGATTGATGCTTTTGCTACTTCTGGATTAAAAATAGCGAAACATCAAACAGGTTCGATGAATTTATTGAACTTAAAGCAGATTCTTCAAGATGAAGGCTTTTTCAATACATTACAGATTTTTTGGAATGTTTTGACGCAAACATCTATCCGTAAAAGAGTTTTAGAAATGCACCGAATATTTCATCAATATCATGATGAATTAGGCTACATAATTTTGTGTGCTGTTGCTAATTAA
- a CDS encoding cupin domain-containing protein: MTSQIITHQSFVTQLQQQIEYPSAGILSKVIFQDKACQYTLFCLAANAEISEHTSTRNATINVLDGRGLLTLSGEKIALELGVFVLISANAPHALKAEDNLAFLLTLSEKAADS, translated from the coding sequence ATGACTTCTCAAATTATCACTCATCAATCTTTTGTCACTCAACTACAACAACAGATTGAATATCCCAGTGCGGGAATTCTCAGCAAAGTTATCTTTCAAGATAAAGCTTGTCAATATACTTTATTTTGTCTAGCTGCTAATGCTGAAATCTCTGAACATACATCAACTCGCAATGCAACGATAAATGTACTTGATGGCAGAGGTTTACTCACATTATCAGGAGAAAAAATTGCTTTAGAACTTGGTGTTTTCGTTTTGATATCTGCTAATGCACCTCATGCTTTAAAAGCTGAAGACAATCTCGCCTTTCTACTTACTCTTTCTGAGAAAGCAGCAGATAGCTAA
- a CDS encoding DUF58 domain-containing protein: MVAAKRVYLLLLLGLAIALLLSFFISIPASIVITLIFDIAVLALMVIDGLRVKPLRVQITRQLPSHFSIGRDNPVVLTITSEKTNAIIQIRDYYPADFGVSTPTLNTTIAANTTQELTYTVYPTQRGEFNWGNIQVRQLSPWGLAWDDWQIRHATTAKVYPDLIGLRSLSIRLTLQSSGAIRQSKRLGIGTEFAELRNYRTGDDLRLIDWKATARRVGTHGNTPPLVRVLEPEQEQTLLILLDRGRLMTAQVQGLQRFDWGLNATLSLALAGLHRGDRVGVGVFDNQMHTWMPPERGQHHLNQLIDRLTPIQPVLLESDYLGAVTHVVQKQTRRSLVVIITDLVDVTASTELLAALSRLAPRYLPFCVTLRDPKVDNLAHTFTDDVTQAYTRAVALDLLAQRQVAFAKLKQKGVLVLDAPANQISDQLVERYLQLKARNQL; the protein is encoded by the coding sequence ATGGTTGCTGCTAAACGAGTTTATTTATTATTACTTTTGGGTTTAGCGATCGCTCTCCTATTATCCTTTTTCATCAGCATTCCCGCTAGCATCGTTATCACCCTCATCTTTGATATCGCTGTCTTAGCTTTAATGGTTATCGATGGTTTGCGTGTCAAGCCTCTGCGGGTGCAAATCACTCGCCAGTTACCATCCCACTTTTCTATTGGGCGAGATAATCCGGTTGTACTGACAATTACATCCGAGAAAACTAACGCCATCATTCAAATCCGCGACTATTACCCCGCCGATTTTGGCGTATCCACACCTACATTAAATACCACTATTGCCGCCAACACTACCCAAGAATTAACCTACACCGTCTACCCCACACAGCGCGGTGAGTTTAATTGGGGGAATATTCAAGTTAGACAATTAAGCCCTTGGGGTTTAGCTTGGGATGATTGGCAGATTCGCCACGCTACCACAGCTAAAGTTTATCCTGATTTAATCGGATTGCGATCGCTCTCTATCCGCCTGACATTACAATCATCTGGTGCTATCCGCCAATCAAAACGATTAGGTATTGGTACAGAATTCGCCGAACTGCGGAACTATCGCACTGGTGATGATTTGCGCTTGATTGATTGGAAGGCTACAGCCAGGCGAGTGGGGACACATGGAAATACACCGCCTTTGGTGCGGGTGCTAGAACCAGAACAGGAACAAACTTTATTGATTTTACTAGACCGTGGGCGATTGATGACCGCTCAGGTACAGGGTTTGCAACGCTTCGACTGGGGTTTGAATGCAACCTTATCTCTCGCCTTAGCGGGATTACACCGGGGCGATCGCGTGGGTGTGGGTGTATTTGATAACCAAATGCACACATGGATGCCGCCGGAACGGGGACAACATCATTTAAATCAACTCATCGACCGTTTAACCCCCATTCAACCAGTTTTATTAGAATCAGACTACTTGGGGGCTGTAACTCATGTAGTCCAGAAACAAACTAGGCGATCGTTAGTAGTAATTATTACAGACTTAGTAGATGTCACCGCTTCTACTGAACTGCTGGCGGCATTGTCTCGGTTAGCACCCCGCTATCTACCATTTTGCGTCACCCTGAGAGATCCCAAAGTAGATAATTTAGCTCACACTTTTACTGATGATGTGACACAAGCTTACACCCGTGCAGTAGCGTTAGATTTATTAGCACAGCGTCAGGTGGCTTTTGCTAAGTTAAAGCAAAAAGGTGTGTTGGTACTAGATGCGCCAGCTAACCAAATTAGTGATCAACTAGTAGAAAGATATCTGCAACTCAAAGCCCGGAATCAGCTTTAA
- a CDS encoding EndoU domain-containing protein: MFTVLLLTSPLYWQNPVAAQPEQELLPFFDDVDNPVPVNFPRGQQVDITPPAPKLNAFDKAVLNTCGAIGTRVSQNKFQQLLSSYPEVLQKLQTVSGGEIFPGRKSKTQFLEDLTNIWFKRRGFEHIFCGEIYNANDIGGLHFYGRYLQIQNQGIGGRLPNNRQREEVVPGVIYTMGVVINQGNQTIKDVIKGYSYLSNAEEMLVDATLAFKKQKNTEGACIYNVRDEDTGKTFPTVFVRKNQAIVTFYPDATPQGSKCK, from the coding sequence ATGTTTACTGTTTTATTGCTGACTAGCCCACTTTATTGGCAAAATCCAGTTGCAGCGCAGCCAGAACAAGAACTATTACCATTTTTTGATGACGTAGATAACCCAGTTCCTGTAAATTTTCCCAGAGGACAACAGGTAGATATTACACCGCCAGCACCAAAGTTAAATGCTTTTGACAAAGCTGTACTTAATACCTGTGGTGCTATTGGCACAAGAGTGAGCCAGAATAAATTTCAACAGTTATTATCTTCTTACCCAGAGGTATTACAAAAACTGCAAACAGTTAGCGGCGGTGAAATATTCCCAGGACGCAAAAGTAAAACACAATTTCTCGAAGACTTAACTAATATTTGGTTTAAGCGTCGAGGCTTTGAACACATCTTTTGTGGGGAAATATATAACGCCAATGACATTGGTGGCTTGCATTTTTACGGCAGATATTTGCAAATTCAAAATCAAGGAATTGGCGGTAGATTACCCAATAATCGCCAGAGAGAAGAAGTTGTTCCTGGGGTAATTTATACAATGGGTGTAGTTATTAATCAAGGTAATCAGACAATAAAAGATGTCATCAAAGGTTACAGCTACCTCAGCAACGCCGAAGAAATGCTTGTCGATGCAACCCTAGCATTTAAAAAACAAAAAAATACAGAAGGGGCTTGTATTTACAACGTGCGTGACGAGGACACAGGCAAAACTTTTCCTACTGTTTTTGTCAGAAAAAATCAGGCGATTGTTACTTTCTACCCTGATGCCACTCCGCAAGGGTCAAAATGTAAGTAA
- a CDS encoding aldo/keto reductase: METQQLGTTGIFVSAIGLGAMPMSIYNHPPESQSIQVIHRALDLGITFIDTADSYCKDESDKHHNERLIHKALSSYQGDVSQVIVATKGGLMRPNQTWVRNGNPEHLRQTIRVSFEALGGEKPLDLWQYHSPDPQYTIAESLAPVKEAVQNGLIRFVGVSNFSVEQIKQAREVVDIVSVQNQYNPWERQPERDGVLQYCEQEELTFLPWSPFGGSRRHKNLEDIPAIAQLAKQKGVSVYCIVLAWLRSKSPCILPIPGASKIYSIEDSIRAVDVKLSEAEVRKIDQQT, from the coding sequence ATGGAAACTCAACAACTAGGAACAACAGGTATCTTTGTCAGTGCGATTGGTTTGGGTGCTATGCCGATGTCAATATATAACCATCCCCCCGAATCGCAATCAATTCAAGTTATCCATCGGGCTTTAGATTTGGGTATCACGTTCATTGACACTGCTGACTCCTATTGCAAAGATGAATCAGACAAACACCACAATGAACGACTCATTCACAAAGCACTTAGCAGTTACCAAGGTGACGTTAGCCAAGTGATTGTGGCGACTAAAGGCGGTTTAATGCGTCCGAATCAGACTTGGGTACGTAACGGAAATCCAGAACACCTGCGCCAAACCATTCGCGTCAGTTTTGAGGCTTTGGGGGGTGAAAAACCGCTTGATTTGTGGCAATATCACTCACCAGACCCACAATACACCATTGCAGAATCCCTCGCGCCAGTTAAAGAAGCTGTGCAGAATGGTTTGATTCGGTTTGTGGGAGTATCTAACTTTTCTGTGGAACAAATTAAACAGGCGCGGGAGGTGGTAGATATTGTCTCAGTCCAAAATCAATACAACCCGTGGGAACGTCAGCCAGAAAGAGACGGCGTATTACAGTATTGCGAACAAGAAGAATTAACCTTTTTACCTTGGAGTCCCTTTGGTGGTAGTCGTCGCCATAAAAACTTAGAAGATATTCCAGCGATCGCACAACTAGCCAAGCAAAAGGGCGTATCAGTATACTGTATTGTGTTGGCTTGGTTGCGTTCCAAGTCCCCCTGTATTTTACCAATCCCCGGCGCAAGCAAAATTTACAGCATTGAAGACTCTATCCGTGCTGTAGATGTGAAACTATCTGAAGCAGAAGTTAGAAAAATTGATCAACAAACGTAA
- a CDS encoding HigA family addiction module antitoxin — protein MNSNCLPNIHPGEILQLEFLEPLNITPYRLSKDIGVTQTRIGEILSGKRSITADTALRLSRYFGNSPQFWLNLQMQYDLRQAWVEKADVYNQIPVNPFNSVA, from the coding sequence ATGAATAGTAATTGTTTACCAAATATCCATCCAGGCGAAATTCTGCAACTAGAATTTTTAGAGCCATTGAATATTACCCCTTATCGGTTGAGTAAAGATATAGGTGTCACTCAGACAAGAATTGGCGAAATTTTATCAGGTAAACGCAGTATTACAGCAGATACAGCTTTGCGTTTATCGCGTTATTTTGGTAACAGTCCCCAGTTTTGGCTGAATTTGCAAATGCAATATGATTTACGTCAAGCTTGGGTAGAAAAGGCAGATGTTTACAACCAGATTCCTGTGAATCCGTTTAATAGTGTAGCTTAA
- a CDS encoding type II toxin-antitoxin system HicB family antitoxin, whose translation MSYKVSIVIEKDEDGYYAYCPELPGCQSQGDSLAEVQENIKEAVELYIETLSHAEKQALQNKEILTMTLEVKVA comes from the coding sequence ATGTCCTATAAAGTCAGCATTGTCATCGAAAAAGATGAAGATGGATATTATGCTTATTGTCCTGAACTTCCTGGTTGTCAATCTCAAGGTGATTCACTAGCAGAAGTACAAGAAAATATTAAAGAAGCTGTTGAACTGTACATAGAAACATTGTCTCATGCAGAAAAGCAGGCACTTCAAAACAAAGAAATATTAACAATGACGTTGGAGGTTAAAGTTGCCTAA
- the ilvC gene encoding ketol-acid reductoisomerase gives MARMYYDSDANLDLLAGKTIAIIGYGSQGHAHALNLKDSGLNVIVGLYPGSKSEQKATAAGLTVKNVADAANAADFIMILLPDEVQKTVYKNEIEPNLKEGDVLAFAHGFNIHFGQVVPPANVDVVMVAPKGPGHLVRRTYEQGQGVPALFAVYQDATGKARDRAMAYARGIGGTRAGILETTFREETETDLFGEQAVLCGGLSALIKAGFETLVEAGYQPELAYFECLHEVKLIVDLVVEGGLATMRDSISNTAEYGDYTRGPRIVTAQTKAEMKKILSEIQSGQFAREFVLENQAGKPGFTSMRRQEAEHPIEEVGKDLRAMFSWLKKV, from the coding sequence ATGGCCCGGATGTACTATGACTCAGATGCCAATTTAGACCTTTTGGCTGGAAAAACCATCGCAATTATCGGCTATGGTTCTCAAGGTCATGCCCACGCCCTGAATTTGAAAGATAGTGGTTTGAATGTAATTGTGGGGCTATATCCGGGTAGTAAGTCGGAACAAAAAGCCACAGCAGCTGGGTTAACTGTAAAAAATGTGGCAGATGCTGCCAATGCTGCTGACTTCATCATGATTTTATTACCCGATGAAGTCCAAAAAACAGTTTATAAAAACGAAATTGAACCAAATCTCAAAGAAGGCGATGTTTTAGCCTTTGCCCACGGCTTTAATATTCACTTCGGACAAGTTGTACCCCCTGCTAATGTAGACGTAGTAATGGTTGCACCCAAAGGCCCTGGGCATTTGGTACGACGCACTTACGAACAAGGTCAAGGTGTACCAGCGTTGTTTGCAGTTTATCAAGATGCCACAGGTAAAGCACGCGATCGCGCAATGGCATACGCTAGAGGTATCGGTGGGACTCGCGCGGGTATTCTCGAAACCACTTTCCGCGAAGAAACTGAAACCGATTTGTTCGGCGAACAAGCCGTATTGTGCGGTGGTTTGAGTGCCTTGATTAAAGCTGGCTTTGAAACTTTAGTCGAAGCCGGTTATCAACCAGAATTGGCTTATTTTGAATGTCTACACGAAGTTAAGCTAATTGTTGACTTGGTTGTTGAAGGCGGTTTAGCCACAATGCGCGATAGTATTTCTAACACTGCTGAATACGGCGATTATACCCGTGGCCCACGGATTGTCACCGCCCAAACCAAAGCTGAAATGAAGAAGATTCTCAGCGAAATTCAATCTGGACAATTTGCACGGGAATTCGTATTAGAAAACCAAGCTGGTAAACCTGGATTTACCTCCATGCGTCGTCAAGAAGCCGAACACCCCATTGAAGAAGTAGGTAAAGATTTACGGGCGATGTTTAGCTGGTTAAAGAAAGTTTAA